Proteins co-encoded in one Rhopalosiphum maidis isolate BTI-1 chromosome 2, ASM367621v3, whole genome shotgun sequence genomic window:
- the LOC113550896 gene encoding probable cytochrome P450 305a1: MSLLLMSWYFVCFVTVILFLIALRTCRKPKNYPPGPKWIPFVGNTYQLAKLSSIKNGQYLALEELRQRYNSDIIGLKLGREYVVIVFGNDLLSETFHRDEFQGRPDNFFMRLRTMGKRRGITMTDGDLWKVHRSFAVRHLKLLGLGQRRADELIYDEYQHMVQRLIDTTESVTPTLHLQSAVMNVLWELTAGTKFEDPKLLALMRKRSSAFDMAGGLLNQMPWLRHLAPIRTGYSLITDINQQLYSLISNNIADHKKTITDTTRDFIDAYLHQMKKEDIHNTMFTEEQLIAVCLDLFIAGSSTTSSTLDFAILAMARWPDVQTKVQSILDEIQPPGTYITAEQILKNRYVEAVLLETKRLNHVTPIIGPRRVLRNTNLNGYSIPKNTTLLMSLYSVHHNPLKWDDPEVFRPERFMDTNEKLNTIEDMYFFGFGKRRCPGEALAQRFVSLVFANLIHDFIIEIDRLPDGLNCGILMTPKPYKIKMSKRK; this comes from the exons atgtctcTGTTATTAATGTCTTGGTATTTTGTATGTTTCGTTACAGTCATTCTGTTTTTGATCGCTCTCCGTACGTGTAGGAAACCAAAAAACTATCCACCAG GGCCAAAATGGATACCGTTTGTGGGAAATACGTATCAATTAGCTAAACTATCGTCTATCAAAAACGGCCAATATTTAGCTTTAGAGGAACTTCGTCAAAGATATAATTCTGATATTATTGGGTTGAAATTAGGACGTGAATACGTCGTTATTGTGTTTGGAAACGATCTATTGAGTGAAACGTTTCATAGAGACGAATTTCAAGGTCGacctgataatttttttatgagacTCCGGACAATGGGTAAACGTAGag GTATAACAATGACCGACGGAGATCTTTGGAAAGTACACAGATCGTTTGCGGTCAGACATTTGAAGTTACTTGGTTTAGGACAAAGAAGGGCGGACGAATTGATTTATGATGAATATCAACACATGGTACAACGTCTAATTGATACGACAGAAAGTGTAACACCAACTTTACACTTGCAATCAGCTGTAATGAATGTTTTATGGGAGCTAACAGCGGGCACCAAGTTTGAAGACCCTAAGTTGTTAGCGTTGATGAGGAAACGAAGTTCAGCATTCGATATGGCTGGTGGGCTGCTTAACCAGATGCCGTGGCTACGGCATTTGGCACCTATCAGGACGGGTTACTCACTCATAACTGATATCAATCAGCAACTTTATTCCTTGATATCT aataatattgcgGATCACAAGAAAACGATAACTGACACTACCAGGGACTTTATAGACGCATATTTACATCAAATGAAAAAAGAagatatacacaatacaatgTTTACTG aaGAACAATTGATAGCTGTTTGTTTGGACTTATTTATTGCTGGATCATCAACAACTAGTAGTACATTGGATTTTGCTATATTGGCTATGGCTCGGTGGCCAGATGTCCAGACTAAAGTTCAATCTATTCTGGATGAGATCCAACCTCCGGGAACGTATATTACAGCCGAACAAAttcttaa aaatcgATATGTGGAAGCGGTGCTTTTAGAGACGAAGAGACTGAATCATGTGACACCAATTATAGGTCCTAGACGTGTGTTAAGAAATACAAATCTTAATGGATATAGTATACCTAAG aaTACAACACTTTTGATGAGTTTATATTCAGTACACCACAATCCGTTGAAATGGGATGACCCTGAAGTATTTCGCCCAGAGAGGTTTATGGATACAAACGAAAAACTCAATACAATTGAagacatgtatttttttggatttg GAAAAAGACGATGTCCTGGTGAAGCGTTAGCACAGCGGTTTGTTAGCTTAGTATTTGCCAACTTAatacatgattttattatcGAAATCGATCGGTTACCCGATGGATTAAATTGTGGTATACTTATGACACCAAAgccttacaaaataaaaatgtctaaaagaaaatga